One stretch of Alcaligenes aquatilis DNA includes these proteins:
- the rpsA gene encoding 30S ribosomal protein S1, whose protein sequence is MSTNLHTDATGGESFADLFAESIKNQDLKSGEVISAEVLRIDHNYVLVNAGLKSEALIPLEEFLNDQGELEVQAGDFVSVAIDAFENGYGDTILSRDRAKRLSAWLSLEQALESGELVNGTITGKVKGGLTVMTNGIRAFLPGSLVDLRPVKDTTPYEGKTLEFKVIKLDRKRNNVVLSRRAVLEASMGEERQKLLETLSEGAIVKGIVKNITDYGAFVDLGGIDGLLHITDMAWRRVRHPSEVLQVGQEIEAKVLKFDQEKSRVSLGVKQLGEDPWIGLARRYPQNTRLFGKVTNLTDYGAFVEVEDGIEGLVHVSEMDWTNKNVDPRKVVTLGEEVEVMVLEIDEDRRRISLGMKQCRANPWEDFAINFKRGDKVRGGIKSITDFGVFVGLPGGIDGLVHLSDLSWSETGEEAVRNFKKGDEVDAVVLGIDTDKERISLGIKQLEGDPFNNFVATYDKGAVVSGVVKSVEAKGAVVTLSLDVEGYLRASEISSGRVEDATTALKEGQEIETMILSVDRKTRSIQLSIKARDTAETAQSMARLTEASASSGTTNLGALLRAKLDQQQRDDG, encoded by the coding sequence ATGTCCACTAACCTTCACACAGACGCAACGGGCGGCGAAAGCTTTGCCGATTTGTTTGCAGAAAGCATTAAAAACCAAGACCTGAAAAGCGGCGAAGTTATCTCCGCCGAGGTTCTGCGTATTGACCACAACTACGTTCTGGTCAATGCTGGCCTGAAGTCCGAGGCACTGATCCCTCTGGAAGAGTTCCTGAACGATCAGGGCGAACTGGAAGTTCAAGCAGGTGACTTCGTTTCCGTGGCTATCGATGCCTTTGAAAACGGCTACGGCGACACCATCCTGTCCCGCGACCGCGCCAAGCGTCTGTCGGCCTGGTTGTCCCTCGAGCAAGCGCTTGAGTCCGGCGAGCTGGTCAACGGTACCATCACCGGTAAGGTCAAGGGCGGTCTGACTGTCATGACCAACGGCATCCGTGCCTTCTTGCCTGGTTCGCTGGTTGATCTGCGTCCTGTCAAGGACACCACGCCATACGAAGGCAAGACCCTGGAATTCAAGGTTATCAAGCTCGATCGCAAGCGTAACAACGTTGTGTTGTCGCGTCGCGCTGTGCTGGAAGCCTCCATGGGCGAAGAGCGTCAGAAATTGCTGGAAACCCTGTCCGAAGGCGCTATCGTCAAAGGTATCGTCAAGAACATCACCGATTACGGTGCGTTCGTGGATCTGGGCGGCATCGACGGTCTGCTGCACATCACCGACATGGCATGGCGCCGTGTTCGTCACCCATCCGAAGTTCTGCAGGTGGGTCAGGAAATCGAAGCCAAGGTTCTCAAGTTCGATCAGGAAAAGAGCCGCGTCTCCCTGGGCGTCAAGCAGCTGGGCGAAGATCCATGGATCGGTCTGGCACGTCGCTACCCACAAAACACCCGTTTGTTCGGCAAGGTTACCAACCTGACCGATTACGGTGCATTTGTTGAAGTGGAAGACGGTATCGAAGGTCTGGTTCACGTATCCGAAATGGATTGGACCAACAAGAACGTTGACCCACGCAAGGTTGTGACCTTGGGTGAAGAAGTCGAAGTCATGGTTCTGGAAATCGACGAAGATCGTCGTCGTATCTCCTTGGGCATGAAGCAGTGCCGTGCCAACCCATGGGAAGATTTCGCCATCAACTTCAAGCGCGGTGACAAGGTTCGCGGTGGCATCAAGTCCATCACCGACTTTGGCGTGTTTGTTGGTCTGCCAGGCGGCATCGACGGTCTGGTTCACCTGTCCGACCTGTCCTGGTCCGAGACGGGCGAAGAAGCCGTTCGCAACTTCAAGAAGGGCGACGAAGTTGACGCCGTGGTTCTGGGTATCGATACCGACAAAGAGCGCATTTCCCTGGGTATCAAACAGCTGGAAGGCGATCCATTCAACAACTTCGTAGCGACTTACGACAAGGGTGCTGTGGTTAGCGGCGTCGTCAAGTCGGTCGAAGCCAAGGGTGCGGTTGTTACTCTGTCGCTGGACGTTGAAGGCTACCTGCGCGCTTCCGAGATCTCCTCGGGTCGTGTTGAAGATGCCACGACGGCTCTGAAAGAAGGTCAGGAAATCGAAACCATGATCTTGAGCGTGGATCGCAAGACCCGTTCGATTCAGTTGTCCATCAAGGCTCGTGATACTGCCGAAACCGCTCAATCCATGGCCCGCCTGACCGAAGCCAGCGCTTCGTCCGGTACGACCAATCTGGGTGCTCTGCTGCGTGCCAAGCTGGACCAGCAGCAACGTGACGACGGTTAA
- the cmk gene encoding (d)CMP kinase — translation MTEQSIPVITIDGPTASGKGTIASLVAQRLGWHTLDSGALYRLTALSCLRRGVDVQDEAQVQHAAQNLNVRFDYPHIYMDGDDVSDAIRQEEVGNLASQVAALPLVREALLQRQRDFRVAPGLVGDGRDMGTVVFPDAPLKIFLLADAEVRAQRRCKQLSEKGISANLTSLLADLRARDERDRSRTHAPLVPAQGAHIVDSSQLSIQEVVNKVLDLWSGIAVPTA, via the coding sequence ATGACAGAACAGAGCATTCCCGTCATTACCATTGATGGTCCTACGGCTTCCGGTAAAGGAACGATTGCCTCTCTGGTTGCGCAGCGGCTGGGCTGGCATACGCTCGATAGCGGTGCCTTGTATCGCCTGACAGCCTTGTCCTGCCTGCGTCGTGGTGTGGATGTGCAGGACGAGGCTCAGGTCCAGCACGCCGCCCAGAACCTGAACGTGCGTTTTGACTACCCCCATATCTACATGGACGGCGACGATGTCAGTGATGCTATCCGTCAGGAAGAAGTAGGTAATCTGGCTTCGCAAGTGGCAGCTCTGCCGCTGGTGCGTGAGGCGCTTTTGCAACGGCAGCGGGATTTTCGCGTTGCGCCCGGTTTGGTGGGCGATGGGCGCGATATGGGCACCGTTGTGTTCCCGGACGCGCCTTTAAAGATATTTTTGCTGGCAGATGCAGAAGTGCGAGCCCAAAGACGCTGTAAACAGTTGAGCGAAAAGGGTATTTCTGCTAATCTTACGAGTCTTTTGGCGGATTTGCGTGCGCGCGATGAACGTGATCGTTCTCGAACCCATGCCCCGCTCGTGCCTGCGCAGGGTGCCCATATTGTGGATTCTTCCCAGCTCAGCATCCAGGAAGTTGTAAATAAGGTGCTCGACCTTTGGTCGGGTATTGCGGTCCCGACAGCCTAA
- the aroA gene encoding 3-phosphoshikimate 1-carboxyvinyltransferase, which yields MSQSDSLVLNPVSRASGQLQLPGSKSISNRALLLAALAQGQTRLEGLLHSDDTRVMMAALQQMGVAVQDLGQGVVVIDGGAPFAHRDADLFLGNAGTAFRSLTAALGLMGGRFNLSGIARMHERPIGDLVDALRSLGAEVHYLGAEGYPPLAIGELAQADQRYVSVKGSVSSQFLTALLMAAPLLTTRTGQPLRIEVQGELISQPYIEITLAMMARFGVQVERDGWSSFTVPADATYVSPGLYAVEGDASSASYFIALGTIGGGPLRIQGVGTESLQGDIQFADVAQAMGARIERHANELIVSGLSVAKGDKLKAFDLDFNHIPDAAMTAAAMAMFADGPCTLRNIASWRVKETDRIDAMQAELRKLGATVESGPDWLTVHPIAADQWRSASIETYDDHRIAMCFSLASFGSVPVTILDPACVSKTFPEYFSVFEQLVQA from the coding sequence ATGAGTCAGAGCGACAGTCTTGTTTTGAACCCGGTCAGCCGTGCCAGTGGGCAACTGCAATTGCCAGGGTCCAAGAGCATTTCCAATCGAGCCCTTTTGCTGGCCGCTTTGGCCCAAGGGCAAACCCGCCTGGAGGGTTTGCTGCACTCGGATGATACCCGCGTCATGATGGCTGCTTTGCAGCAAATGGGCGTGGCGGTGCAGGATCTTGGACAGGGCGTGGTGGTGATTGACGGTGGCGCTCCTTTTGCACATCGCGATGCCGATCTGTTTTTGGGGAATGCCGGCACGGCTTTCCGTTCCTTGACCGCTGCCTTGGGTTTGATGGGAGGGCGCTTCAATCTTAGCGGTATTGCTCGCATGCATGAGCGTCCCATTGGTGATCTGGTAGACGCGCTGCGTAGCCTGGGGGCCGAGGTGCACTACCTGGGTGCGGAAGGCTATCCTCCCCTGGCGATTGGTGAGTTGGCCCAAGCAGATCAGCGTTACGTGTCGGTGAAAGGCTCGGTATCCAGCCAGTTTCTGACAGCCTTGTTGATGGCCGCACCCTTGTTGACCACTCGTACGGGCCAGCCTTTACGTATTGAAGTGCAAGGGGAGTTGATCTCCCAGCCCTATATTGAAATCACCCTGGCCATGATGGCGCGTTTCGGTGTGCAGGTAGAGCGCGACGGTTGGAGCAGCTTTACGGTCCCTGCCGATGCTACTTATGTCAGCCCCGGTTTGTATGCCGTGGAGGGCGATGCCTCGTCCGCTTCGTATTTCATTGCATTGGGAACGATTGGGGGTGGTCCGCTGCGCATTCAGGGTGTGGGTACAGAAAGTCTGCAAGGTGATATTCAGTTTGCGGATGTGGCCCAGGCTATGGGTGCCCGTATCGAACGCCATGCCAACGAGCTGATTGTCTCTGGCTTGTCCGTGGCCAAGGGCGACAAGCTCAAGGCCTTTGATCTGGACTTTAACCACATTCCCGACGCGGCCATGACGGCGGCGGCCATGGCCATGTTTGCTGATGGTCCTTGCACCTTGCGTAATATCGCCAGCTGGCGCGTGAAGGAAACGGATCGTATTGATGCCATGCAGGCCGAATTGCGCAAACTGGGCGCGACAGTGGAATCCGGGCCGGATTGGCTGACTGTGCATCCTATTGCGGCCGATCAATGGCGTTCAGCCAGCATTGAAACCTATGATGATCACCGCATTGCCATGTGTTTTTCGCTGGCCAGCTTTGGCTCGGTGCCGGTCACTATTCTGGATCCTGCCTGCGTCAGCAAGACGTTCCCCGAGTATTTTTCTGTTTTTGAACAATTGGTGCAGGCATGA
- a CDS encoding prephenate dehydrogenase has translation MASPPLVPVLAVVGVGLIGGSLTLALKRSGAVGKVLGVGRQLKSLRRAQELGLIDEVATLEQAAQQADLIVLATPIGAMASTLKSLRPHLRDHTLISDAGSTKVDVVSVAREVLGDRIGQFVPGHPIAGAETVGPEAARADLYDGRNVILTPLEENSVSARERLIAVWEACGARVMLMDPATHDEVLASVSHVPHFLSSVFMWQVASSANSDQRFALAGTGFRDFTRIAAGSPEVWRDIFLSNREAVLGQLQEVRQALDQAEQALQDQDGQALYEFLERAALARRFWASRSGLQ, from the coding sequence ATGGCGTCGCCGCCCTTGGTTCCAGTGCTGGCGGTCGTTGGAGTCGGTTTGATTGGCGGCTCTTTGACTCTGGCGCTCAAGCGCTCCGGGGCTGTTGGAAAAGTGCTGGGTGTAGGTCGGCAACTGAAGAGCTTGCGACGAGCTCAGGAGCTGGGCTTGATCGACGAGGTCGCCACGCTGGAACAAGCCGCGCAGCAAGCAGACTTGATTGTGCTGGCTACGCCTATTGGTGCCATGGCTTCGACATTGAAAAGCCTGCGTCCCCATTTGCGCGACCATACATTGATTAGCGACGCAGGCAGCACCAAGGTCGATGTGGTCAGTGTGGCGCGTGAGGTGCTTGGGGATCGTATCGGCCAGTTTGTTCCCGGCCACCCTATTGCGGGTGCGGAAACCGTAGGCCCGGAAGCCGCACGTGCTGATCTTTACGACGGCCGTAATGTCATTTTGACCCCCCTGGAAGAAAACAGTGTCAGTGCACGCGAACGTTTGATTGCGGTTTGGGAGGCCTGCGGGGCGCGGGTCATGTTGATGGACCCGGCGACCCACGACGAAGTGCTGGCCTCGGTCAGCCATGTGCCGCATTTTCTATCCTCGGTCTTTATGTGGCAGGTAGCCTCCAGTGCGAACTCGGATCAACGCTTTGCCTTGGCGGGGACGGGTTTTCGGGATTTCACCCGTATTGCCGCCGGTTCACCGGAGGTGTGGCGCGATATTTTCCTGAGCAATCGTGAGGCTGTCTTGGGGCAGTTACAGGAAGTACGTCAGGCTTTGGATCAGGCTGAACAGGCCTTGCAGGATCAGGATGGTCAGGCTTTATACGAATTTTTAGAGCGCGCTGCTTTAGCGCGCCGTTTTTGGGCAAGTAGGAGTGGTTTGCAATGA
- the pheA gene encoding prephenate dehydratase, with protein sequence MANTLTERLLPWRNRIDELDRQILELLNERARAALEVGKIKQDFNTEEVILKPEREARIVRRLQSENDGPFTPAAVEAVWGQIISACRGLESVLRVAYLGPQGSFSEQAAYEHFGHALDGLQCDSFDEVFRSVEVGQAEVGMVPVENSTEGAVNRTLDLLLNSPLRVLGERSIRVHHNLLTQTGTMEGVTRVMAHPQALAQCQNWLQKHYPQLLREAASSNAEAARIAASDPTVAAIAGNTAVTAWNLGVVEAGIQDDPHNRTRFLAIGNIESLPSGNDKTSIILAVPNRAGAVYDMLSPLAVHGVSMTRLESRPARTGQWEYYFYVDLIGHRDEPAMAAALAELKKQVAFFKILGSYPVNDF encoded by the coding sequence ATGGCTAATACCTTAACTGAGCGCCTGCTCCCTTGGCGCAATCGTATTGATGAGCTGGATCGCCAGATCCTGGAGTTGCTCAACGAGCGTGCTCGTGCGGCTTTGGAAGTGGGCAAGATCAAGCAGGACTTCAATACAGAGGAAGTCATCCTCAAGCCCGAGCGCGAGGCACGTATTGTGCGTCGCTTGCAGTCTGAAAATGATGGCCCGTTTACTCCTGCCGCAGTGGAAGCCGTGTGGGGGCAGATTATTTCTGCCTGCCGCGGTCTGGAAAGCGTATTGCGCGTGGCTTACCTGGGTCCACAAGGCTCTTTTTCCGAGCAAGCCGCTTACGAACATTTTGGTCATGCTCTGGATGGCCTGCAGTGTGACTCCTTCGATGAGGTTTTTCGCAGCGTCGAGGTGGGGCAAGCAGAAGTGGGTATGGTGCCCGTCGAGAACTCGACCGAAGGTGCGGTTAACCGCACCTTGGATCTTTTGCTGAACTCGCCCTTGCGTGTCCTGGGCGAGCGCTCCATTCGTGTACACCACAATCTGCTGACCCAGACCGGCACCATGGAAGGCGTCACTCGGGTGATGGCTCATCCGCAGGCCTTGGCGCAGTGTCAGAACTGGCTGCAAAAGCACTACCCCCAGCTTTTGCGTGAAGCCGCTTCCAGCAATGCGGAGGCCGCTCGCATTGCGGCTTCCGACCCCACCGTGGCGGCGATTGCCGGTAATACCGCTGTCACTGCCTGGAATCTGGGCGTGGTGGAAGCCGGTATCCAGGACGATCCGCATAACCGCACACGTTTCCTGGCGATCGGTAACATCGAGTCCTTGCCTAGCGGCAACGACAAGACCAGCATCATTCTGGCCGTGCCCAACCGGGCTGGCGCTGTCTATGACATGCTGTCTCCGTTGGCGGTACATGGCGTTTCCATGACTCGTCTGGAGTCGCGTCCTGCACGGACAGGGCAGTGGGAATATTATTTCTACGTAGACCTGATCGGCCATCGTGACGAGCCTGCCATGGCAGCGGCTTTGGCTGAATTGAAGAAACAAGTCGCCTTTTTCAAGATTCTGGGTTCTTACCCCGTAAACGACTTTTAA
- the serC gene encoding 3-phosphoserine/phosphohydroxythreonine transaminase, with the protein MRVWNFSAGPSMLPLEVLEQAAAEMTDWHGTGMSIMEMSHRSKDYMGVRDEAEADLRALLSVPDDFAVLFVQGGAQGQNGLLPLNLIQRNGSGKADYVLSGSWSVKSCEEAQRYGDIRVAGTSGQTWQDQGKEWAPWTWFPEPSQWDVRPDAAYLHVCTNETIGGVEFNDIPKLDVPVVADVSSNILSCPIDFSRVSVAYAGAQKNAGMSGIALMMIRRDLLGHAMDLCPSAFNYANIEKQQSMFNTPPTYSIYMAGLMFKWLERQGGVAAMQARNAAKSEALYGFLDASEFYTNTVHPAYRSRMNVPFLLRDQSLDALFLEQATAAGLTSLKGHKSVGGMRASIYNAMPLEGVQALIDFMTDFERRNG; encoded by the coding sequence ATGCGTGTATGGAATTTTTCGGCAGGCCCGTCGATGCTGCCGTTGGAGGTGCTGGAACAAGCTGCCGCTGAAATGACCGATTGGCACGGCACAGGCATGTCCATCATGGAAATGAGCCACCGTAGCAAGGACTATATGGGGGTGCGTGACGAGGCAGAAGCCGATTTGCGCGCTTTGCTGTCCGTGCCGGATGATTTCGCCGTGTTGTTTGTGCAGGGTGGGGCACAGGGCCAGAATGGCCTGCTGCCTTTGAACCTGATCCAGCGCAATGGCAGTGGCAAGGCCGACTACGTGCTTTCGGGCAGCTGGTCGGTCAAGTCCTGCGAAGAGGCTCAGCGCTACGGTGACATTCGTGTTGCCGGCACCAGCGGACAGACTTGGCAGGACCAGGGCAAGGAGTGGGCGCCCTGGACCTGGTTCCCCGAGCCTTCCCAATGGGATGTGCGCCCGGACGCAGCTTACTTGCACGTCTGCACCAATGAAACCATTGGTGGCGTAGAGTTCAACGATATTCCCAAGCTGGATGTCCCCGTCGTTGCCGACGTGTCGTCCAATATCTTGTCCTGCCCGATTGATTTCTCGCGCGTGTCGGTTGCTTACGCGGGTGCCCAGAAAAATGCCGGCATGTCCGGTATTGCTTTGATGATGATACGCAGGGACTTGTTGGGCCATGCCATGGATCTGTGCCCGTCGGCGTTCAATTACGCCAACATCGAAAAGCAACAGTCCATGTTCAACACGCCGCCTACGTACTCGATCTACATGGCTGGCCTGATGTTCAAGTGGCTGGAACGCCAGGGTGGTGTGGCGGCCATGCAGGCCCGCAATGCGGCCAAGTCCGAGGCCTTGTATGGCTTTCTGGATGCCTCCGAGTTCTATACCAATACCGTGCATCCGGCTTACCGTTCGCGCATGAACGTACCGTTCCTGTTGCGTGATCAGTCGTTGGACGCCTTGTTCCTGGAGCAGGCCACGGCAGCGGGTTTGACCTCTCTGAAAGGGCACAAGAGCGTGGGTGGTATGCGCGCTTCTATTTATAACGCCATGCCGCTGGAGGGTGTGCAGGCACTTATCGATTTCATGACTGATTTTGAACGACGGAATGGCTAA
- the gyrA gene encoding DNA gyrase subunit A, which yields MDSFAKETLPVSLEEEMRRSYLDYAMSVIVGRALPDVRDGLKPVHRRVLFAMHELNNDWNRAYKKSARIVGDVIGKYHPHGDSAVYDTIVRLAQDFSMRYTLVDGQGNFGSIDGDNAAAMRYTEIRLAKIAHELLADIDQETVDFVPNYDGSEKEPALLPSRLPNLLVNGSSGIAVGMATNIPPHNLAEVVNGCLYCLSHPECTVDELIEYIAAPDFPTGAIIYGMSGVREGYRTGRGRVIMRASTHFEDMEKGNRQAIVVDAIPYQVNKKSLQERIAELVNEKRIEGISDIRDESDKDGMRLVIELKRGEVPEVVLNNLYKNTQLQETFGMNMVALVDGQPRLLNLKQLVDYFLSHRREVVTRRTVFQLRKARERGHVLEGLAVALANIDEFIEIIKAAPTPPVARVELMARSWDSGLVREMLARADTSAIVGGRQAYRPDNLGAEFGMGSEGLYRLSDVQAQEILNMRLQRLTGLEQDKIVNEYREVMDKIADLLDILASPARVSAIIGDELIAVRDEFSATGKDVRRSQIEHNATELDTEDLITPMDMVVTLSHTGYIKSQPLSEYRAQRRGGRGKQATTMKEDDWIDKLFIANTHDYLLCFSNRGRVYWLKVWEVPQGSRNSRGRPIVNMFPLEEGEKINVVLSVKEFSEDQFVFMATSRGTVKKTPLSDFSNPRKAGIIAVGLDEGDYLIGAQLTDGVHDVMLFSDAGKAVRFDEGDVRPMGRAARGVRGMTLEEGQSVIALLVAEDETQSVLTATENGFGKRTPIGEYTRHGRGTKGMIAIQTSARNGKVVGAVLVRETDEIMLITNAGVLVRTRVAEIREMGRATQGVTLISVDDDSELSGVYRVVETDDEVDAELGEDGQAPEGLEQDNQTDSAQDQADPSGEENE from the coding sequence ATGGATTCCTTTGCCAAGGAGACGCTTCCCGTTTCGCTTGAAGAGGAGATGCGCCGCAGCTACCTCGATTACGCCATGAGCGTGATTGTGGGCCGTGCTCTTCCCGACGTGCGAGATGGTTTGAAGCCCGTGCATCGCCGTGTTCTGTTCGCCATGCATGAACTCAATAACGACTGGAATCGTGCCTATAAGAAGTCGGCTCGTATCGTCGGTGATGTTATCGGTAAGTACCACCCTCATGGTGACTCTGCCGTCTATGACACGATCGTGCGTCTGGCGCAGGACTTTTCCATGCGCTACACCCTGGTCGACGGGCAAGGTAACTTTGGTTCCATCGACGGGGATAACGCCGCAGCCATGCGTTACACCGAAATTCGTCTGGCCAAGATCGCCCACGAACTGCTGGCCGATATTGACCAGGAAACCGTGGATTTCGTGCCCAACTATGATGGCAGCGAAAAAGAACCGGCCCTGTTGCCCTCGCGTCTGCCCAACCTGCTGGTGAATGGCAGCTCGGGTATTGCCGTGGGTATGGCTACCAATATTCCACCGCATAACCTGGCTGAAGTGGTCAATGGCTGTCTGTATTGCCTGAGCCACCCCGAGTGCACGGTCGATGAGCTGATCGAATACATTGCGGCTCCCGACTTTCCGACTGGCGCCATTATTTATGGCATGTCCGGTGTGCGTGAAGGCTATCGCACCGGTCGTGGCCGCGTCATCATGCGCGCCAGTACGCACTTTGAAGACATGGAAAAGGGCAACCGTCAGGCCATTGTGGTCGACGCCATCCCCTACCAGGTCAACAAGAAGTCGCTGCAAGAACGCATTGCCGAGCTGGTCAACGAAAAGCGCATCGAGGGTATTTCCGATATTCGCGACGAGTCCGACAAGGACGGTATGCGTTTGGTCATTGAGCTCAAGCGTGGCGAAGTGCCGGAAGTGGTGCTGAATAACCTCTACAAGAACACGCAGTTGCAAGAGACCTTCGGGATGAACATGGTGGCACTGGTCGATGGCCAGCCCCGTTTGCTTAACCTGAAACAGTTGGTCGATTACTTCCTTAGCCACCGACGTGAAGTGGTCACCCGTCGCACTGTGTTTCAACTGCGCAAGGCGCGTGAGCGCGGTCATGTGCTGGAAGGTCTGGCTGTCGCCCTGGCTAATATTGATGAATTCATCGAAATCATCAAGGCCGCTCCTACGCCGCCGGTTGCCCGCGTCGAGCTGATGGCTCGTTCCTGGGATTCCGGTCTGGTGCGCGAGATGTTGGCCCGTGCTGATACCAGCGCCATTGTGGGTGGCCGTCAGGCTTATCGTCCGGATAATCTGGGTGCCGAATTCGGCATGGGCTCGGAAGGTCTGTACCGTCTGAGCGACGTTCAGGCCCAGGAAATTCTGAACATGCGCTTGCAGCGCTTGACCGGCCTGGAGCAGGACAAGATTGTTAACGAGTACCGCGAGGTTATGGACAAGATTGCCGACTTGCTGGACATCCTGGCCAGTCCCGCCCGTGTGTCCGCCATTATTGGCGACGAGCTGATCGCCGTGCGCGACGAGTTCTCGGCGACCGGCAAGGATGTTCGTCGCTCGCAAATTGAGCACAACGCGACCGAACTGGATACCGAAGACTTGATCACCCCGATGGATATGGTGGTGACTCTCTCGCATACCGGCTACATCAAGAGCCAGCCGCTGTCTGAATACCGAGCTCAGCGTCGTGGTGGCCGTGGCAAACAGGCCACCACCATGAAAGAGGACGACTGGATCGACAAGCTGTTCATCGCCAACACGCACGATTACCTGTTGTGCTTCTCCAACCGTGGCCGTGTGTACTGGCTCAAGGTCTGGGAAGTGCCACAAGGTTCACGCAACTCGCGTGGCCGGCCTATCGTCAATATGTTCCCTCTGGAAGAGGGCGAGAAGATCAACGTGGTGTTGTCCGTCAAGGAATTCAGCGAAGATCAGTTCGTGTTCATGGCAACCTCGCGCGGCACGGTCAAAAAGACCCCGCTGTCCGACTTCTCCAACCCTCGCAAGGCCGGCATTATCGCTGTGGGTCTGGACGAGGGCGACTACCTGATCGGGGCTCAGCTAACCGACGGTGTTCACGACGTCATGTTGTTCTCTGACGCCGGCAAGGCGGTGCGCTTTGATGAAGGCGATGTACGTCCAATGGGCCGTGCCGCCCGTGGCGTACGCGGCATGACTCTGGAAGAGGGGCAGTCCGTGATCGCCTTGCTGGTGGCAGAGGACGAAACGCAATCCGTGCTGACCGCGACCGAGAACGGTTTTGGCAAACGCACTCCGATTGGCGAATACACGCGTCACGGTCGCGGCACCAAGGGCATGATTGCCATCCAGACTTCGGCCCGTAACGGCAAGGTCGTAGGTGCCGTCCTGGTTCGTGAAACCGACGAAATCATGTTGATTACCAACGCGGGTGTGCTGGTTCGGACGCGTGTGGCCGAGATCCGTGAAATGGGTCGTGCAACGCAAGGTGTGACCTTGATCAGCGTCGATGACGACAGCGAACTGTCTGGTGTGTACCGCGTGGTAGAGACCGATGACGAGGTCGACGCCGAGCTGGGCGAAGACGGTCAGGCGCCAGAAGGTCTTGAGCAGGACAATCAAACGGATTCCGCCCAAGATCAGGCGGACCCTTCTGGCGAGGAAAACGAGTAA
- the ompA gene encoding outer membrane protein OmpA produces MNKPSKIALVLAIAAASATSAVSAQESGEVNNWRNPFGDVWKNGTNELCWRNNFWTPATGIPGCDGVPVAQAPEAPVVAPTVTKVTLNADTFFDFDKSTIKPEGRQVLDQVADTVQAIDLETLIATGHTDSIGAEAYNQKLSERRANAVKAYLVNKGVPADRIYTEGKGEANPVASNKTREGRAQNRRVEIEIVGNRK; encoded by the coding sequence ATGAACAAACCCTCCAAAATCGCACTTGTACTCGCCATTGCCGCCGCATCGGCTACTAGTGCAGTTTCCGCACAAGAGTCCGGCGAAGTTAACAACTGGCGCAATCCGTTCGGCGACGTTTGGAAAAACGGCACCAACGAACTGTGCTGGCGCAACAACTTCTGGACACCTGCTACAGGTATTCCAGGTTGTGACGGTGTGCCCGTTGCCCAAGCCCCCGAAGCTCCTGTCGTCGCTCCTACCGTCACTAAAGTGACCCTGAACGCTGACACTTTCTTCGACTTCGACAAATCCACCATCAAGCCAGAAGGCCGCCAGGTTCTGGATCAAGTGGCTGACACTGTTCAAGCCATCGATCTGGAAACTCTGATCGCTACCGGTCACACTGACTCGATCGGCGCTGAAGCTTACAACCAGAAGCTGTCCGAGCGTCGCGCCAATGCTGTTAAAGCATACTTGGTCAACAAAGGCGTACCTGCTGACCGTATCTACACCGAAGGCAAAGGCGAAGCCAACCCCGTGGCGTCCAACAAGACCCGCGAAGGCCGTGCTCAAAACCGTCGCGTAGAAATTGAAATCGTGGGCAACCGCAAGTAA